The Bos taurus isolate L1 Dominette 01449 registration number 42190680 breed Hereford chromosome 27, ARS-UCD2.0, whole genome shotgun sequence genome includes the window GAGAGCACAGAGAGTCTGATGTTTCCTTTTATGCCTCACTATCTCTTAACCAGCACTGAACTCAAAATGCACTCAAAAATCATCCACTGAGGAAAGAATAGCATGGACCAAGTCTTAATTCTCATGGAACAGATTCTGTTTGAGAGTCTGGAGAAATCTTATAGTCTTGAGAAGGAGTCCGCCCAGCAGAGGTGAGAGAGGGACGCCGGCGAGAGCGGGACCCACTGGCCGAGCCGAGCCCACCGGCCGCACAAGCGCCGCCTCCGTCGGGATCCAGCCCTTCTAGGGGTTCCAGGCGCCGGAGACCGCGGGGCTCCCAAGGAGGCCGCCTCGCCGGCGGGACCTAGCGGCCGGCAGCCGCACGCGCCGGGCTCGGCCAGCCTGCTGCTCTGGATCAAGGGCAAACTCTTCACCtggaatattttgaaaacaattgCCTTAGGTCAGATGTTATCCTTGTGTATATGTGGGACAGCCATCACCAGCCAGTACTTGGCAGAAAGATATAAAGTGAATACCCCCATGCTTCAGAGCTTTATCAACTATTGTTTGCTGTTTCTAATTTATACAGTGATGCTGGCATTTCAATCAGGTAGTGATAATTTTTTATacatattgaaaaagaaatggtGGAAGTACATCCTGCTTAGACTAGTAGATGTAGAAGCTAATTACCTGATTGTCAGAGCATACCAGTACCCAACGCTAACCAGtgtccaggtggctcagtggtaaaaacaatctgcctgtcaagcagaagacgcgggtttcatccctgggtcgggaagatcccctgtagaaggaaatgacaacccactccagtattctcgcctggaaaatcccatggacagaggagcctgctgggaaAGATAGGAAATCTTTTGTAAGACAGACATCataagaggcacatgaaaaactCAGAATTTCATAGAAATTAAAACCAGGAGTTACCTAGAAGATGCATTCATCACAAATAGTATTAAGTGTACTTTTAGCAATGAATAGTAAGAGTCTTTTGGATTGCTTTGGGATTCCTGTGTTGATGGCTCTTTCATGGTTTATTCTTTATGCAAGATACAGAGTGATCCACTTCATTGCTGTGGCTGTCTGTCTGTTGGGTGTAGGAACTATGGTTGGTGCAGACATATTAGCAGGGAGGGAAGACAATGTACTGATTGGTGACATCGTGGTCCTTCTTGGAGCTTCCCTCTATGCTGTTTCTAATGTGTGTGAAGAATACATCGTGAAGAAGCTGAGCAGAAAGGAGTTTTTAGGAATGGTGGGCTTATTTGGAACAATTATCAGTTGCATACAACTATTGATTGTGGAATATAAGGATATTGCTAGCATTCACTGGGACTGGAAAATTGCCCTGCTATTTGTAGCATTTGCCTTCTGTATGTTTTGCCTGTATAGCTTCATGCCACTGGTGATCAAAGTCACCAGTGCCACTTCTGTCAACCTGGGCATCCTGACAGCTGACCTCTACAGTCTTTTCTTCGGACTCTTTCTATTTGGCTATACGTTTTCAGGACTCTACATCCTGTCCTTCACCGTCATCATGGTGGGGTTCATCCTGTACTGCTCCACCCCGACGCACACGGCAGAGCCAGCTGAAAGCAGTGTACCACCAGTCACCAGCACTGGAATTGACAACCTGGGACTGAAGCTTGAGGAGAACCTGCAGGAGACCCACTCTGCAGTCTTGTAGCTGGAGAAGAAGGCATACCCATCCCCCTGAGGTTTCCTGGGAAGCTGGGAACTGTCACCTGGATAAAGCAGAGCCTACGGCTTTGGACACTTGAAAACTTATCAGAGTGAACACTCCATAGCATTGGGTTTGATCCAGTTggattttaaaaggaatattaaaaTCATGTATCAAAAGTGGAAATGCCAAAATAGAGCAGAAGCTGAGGCTAGGattgtgtttctgtgtgtttcGGGCCCAATACCTGTTAGTGTCAGGGAGACAAGGTATGGGGTGCATCCTGGGCTGTTAGAAGCACAGGTGGGAAAGCAGGATTGGGCAGATACCTGGGTGTGAGCCAGACTCAGGCTGTCCAGGATGGGCTAGGTAGTCAGGAGGAGGGGCAGCCCAGGTGGTTGGGAGTAGCTTTTCTCATTTGGAGGCATCTGAGTTTTGTCGTGCTAAGCCAATTATTGTCCACAAGCCTTGTGGCCTTTtaggaaagggaaaaatgagTGGGGCAGCACTTGAGAAATCCTGAGATACAACTGTGAGTACCATAGAAGCCGTCAAGCAGGGTACAGTAAACCTAGGAATCTTCTCCCAATTGTTACTATGCTACTTCTTAGCAAATAATGTGCCATGCGATTTTTATAATACCTCTTCAATACAGAGTGTTAATATGCAGCGTCATTATGATATCAACTGCCAGAATACCACTTTGTAAAAACTCTGTATGTGAACTTTTTGGggtgaaaaatataataatgaaactgagggtaaatttatattattaaaagattttgatttcatggaaataaaaaaaaaaagaaatcttatagTCTTGCTTTCCAGTCTTCCTGGGGTCCAGTTATATCCTGTTATACTCCCCTTTCCTCTTTAAGTCACTTTTCTATTTAAAGCTGTTACAAttgtttttctgttcctttttagtCTAACAGTCCTCATTGATAATGTGGGTCCaagagaaagataagtatcatatgatatagcTTATAagcagaatctttaaaaatggtacaaacgaacttattcataaaacagaaatagagtcacagatgtagaaaacaaacgtaCAATTACCAAGCGGGAAATGGGGAGGATAaaatgggagattgggactgacatacacacattactatatataagacagataactgataaggatctactgtatagcacagggaactctactcagtactgttagtggcctatatgggaaaagaatctaaaacaagagtgaatatatgtatatatatatatataactgattcactttgctatacagaagagagtaacacaacattgtaagccaactatattcacataaaaattaatttaaaagaaaaaagaaatgtgtgtcCAAGACTCAGGGCAACTCAAGTTCATCCCTCAACAAAAATTACAAATTATCACACACCATTGACCTTCAAGGTAGCAATAAATCTGTGAATGCCAAGGGAGTCTTGAATTAAATTAGGCTGTTAAGGTCCTCAACTAGTTTTCTACATAGTTAGAACACAAACCTAAGTCTCTTGACATTCATTCCAGGCTCTTCTCACCCCCAGCATAATCACTGATGTCCCTTTAAAAGTCATAAGttcttttctcttctgaagcCTCATAATGAGGTGTCTGATAAAACAGCAATTAAGCAATATCTTTGCCAATAGACAGCTTAGAACTAtggtacattcattcattcatccatctgttcattctgcaaatgtttattgagtgcttactatgttaACAAGCGTTGTTCTAGGCCATAGGGACATTCGAATTAAGGGAGTCTTGACAATTAATTAAGTAGATTCAATATGTTTAGGTCAAATGTTCACACAtgctacaaagaagaaaatagaggGAAGTGTCAGGAGGTGAAGGTGGACAAAAGGAGTTTCTCTAACAAGGGGACATTTAAACACAAGCACCCTGCAAATGGAAGCAGGAATAGGGAAAGAATGAATGCAATGTGAGTTGCCGGTAACTCTTGCATAGCCTTCCAGATCTGATTCCTTGGCCTTTTCCTTGAACCAGGAAGATAACAAGGACATAATGCTGACCAGGTTCTCCTCCAAGGCAAAGAAGGCACAGGGTTGGCAGGACCTGACATTAGCAAGCTGAGGTGGTAGTCACCAAACCCTGCCTTTCAAAAAGGAAACAACAGATTAGGGCTTCCCATTTTCATAGCAGACCTTTAAATTCCTTTGATTCTGTCTCTCTTGTAAAGATaccacacactgacacacacttACAATATGGGAACATGCATGCATATCagtatgtatgcatgtgtctAACAAGACACTTCTATACTGCTTTTGGAAGCTTTGAGGCCAACTCTTAGAACTTCTATTATTTCACCAGATTACTTTTGGGTCaatctactgctactgctgctaagtcacttcagtcgtgtctgactctgtgcgaccccatagatggcaggccaccaggctcccccgtccctgggattctccaggcaagaatactggagtgggttgccatttccttctccagtgcatgaaagtgaaaagtaaaagtgaagtcactcagtcacgtctgactcttctcgaccccatggactgaagcctaccaggctcctctgtccatgggattttccaggcaagagtactggagtggggtgccatcgccttctccttggGTCAATCTACCAAGGCCAGttgtgcattagtttgagcattctttggcattacctttctttgggattggaatgaaaactgaccttttccagtcctgtggccactgctgagttttccaaatttgctgacatattgagtgcagcactttcacagcatcatcttttagcatttgaaacagctcaactggaattccatcacctccactagctttgttcctagtgatgcttcctaaggcccacctgacttcacattccaggatgttcagctctaggtgagtgtgagtgatacatcttcatgattatctgggtcgttttttgtacagttcttctgtgtattcttgccacctcttcttaatatcttctgcttccgttaggtccataccatttctgtcctttatcgagcccatctttgcatgaaatgtccccttggtatctctaatttttcttgaagagatctctagtctttcccattctattgttgtcctctatttctttgcattgatcactgaggaaggcttgcttatctctccttgctattctttgaaactctgcattcaaatgggtatatctttccttttctcctttgctttttgcttctcttcttttcacagctatttgtaaggcctcctcagacaacgattttgcttttttgcatttctttttcttgggcatggtcttgctccgggtctcctgtacaatgtcacgaacctccatccatagttcatcaggcgctctgtctatcagatctagtcccttaaatctatttctcacttccactgtatagttataagaagaagaactaaagagcctcttgatgaaggtgaaagaggagagtgaaaaagttggcttaaaaaaaaaagttggctcaacattcagaaaactaatatcatggcatccagtcccatcacttcatggcaaatagatgggaaaacagtggaaacagtggctgactttatttttctgagttccaaaatcactgcaggtggtgactgtagccacaaaattaaaagacgcttgctccttggaaggaaagttatgaccaacctagacagcatattaaaaagcagagacattgctttgccaacaaaggtccatctagtcaaggttatggtttttccagtagtcatgtatggatgtgagagttggactataaagaaagctgagcgccaaagaattgatgcttttgaactgtggtgttggagaagactcttgagagtcccttggactgcaaggagatccaaccagtccatcctaaaggagatcagtcctggatgttcattggagggactgatgttgaagctgaaactccaatactttggtcacctgatgcagagagctggctcatttgaaaagaccctaattctgggaaagattgaaggcaggagaagaagaggatgacagaggatgaaatggttggatggcatcactgacacaatggacatgggtttgggtggactcctggagttggtgatggacagggaggcctggcgtgctgcagttcatggggtcgcaaaaagtcagacacgactaagtgacggaactgaactgaactcaaccaAGGCCAAAGAACTTGGTTGAGAGGATGAGGCAAAAGCTATTTGAACACAAATAGTGTGAAATCCTACCACTAAAACACTAAACAAAAGCCATGCCAAATAACtctatccagttcagttcagttcagttgctcagtcgtgtccgactctttgtgaccccatggactgcagcatgccaggcctccctgttcatcaccaacacctggagtttactcaaactcatgtccattgagttggtgatgccatccaacaatctcaacctctgtcatccccttctcctcctgcctttaatctttcccagcatcaggggcttttccgatgagtcagttcttcacatcaggtggccaaaggatggagcttcagcttcagcatcagaccttccaatgaatattcaggactgatttcctttaggattgactggtttcatctctttgcagtccaagggactctcaagagtcttctccaacaccacagttcacaagcaccaattcttcggcactcaggacGAGCTAACAATTTCCAGACACTAATCTGTTTCTGAAACTTAGCTAGGTCCCTCTGATGCCATTTAAGACAATCTGAGACACAGATGTGACTGATACTCCACCCGTCACCCATCCTCTGAAGCCATGTGGGCCTCCCCCTGCATTTTTTATGAAAAGCATTGGTTCTTGAGTCAGACCTGGGTGCAAATCTCACCTCTCTATTTTATAGGAACTTAGGACAGGGGgttaattttattaacttttttttccctcactgcACAATCTTCTCCACCTACTCCATATTTCCAGGGAAAGATCAGATTTCCTTCAGTATTTTATTCTATTAGTCACTTCATGAGACCTCCTAGGGGAATTCTGGAGTAACAGTGatagtgaaagttgttcagtcatctctgactctttgagaccccatggactatacagtccatggaatcctccaggtcagaatactggagggggtagccttccccttcttcaggggatcttcccaacacagggatcaaacccaggtctcccgcattgcaggcggattctttatcagctggggcacaaaggaagcccaaggatactgaagtggatagcctattccttcttcagggatcttcccaacccaggaatcaaaccagagtctcttgcattgcaggtggattctttactaactgagct containing:
- the LOC112444612 gene encoding solute carrier family 35 member F2-like yields the protein MYAPPQVRIRLEASPQKDAGESGTHWPSRAHRPHKRRLRRDPALLGVPGAGDRGAPKEAASPAGPSGRQPHAPGSASLLLWIKGKLFTWNILKTIALGQMLSLCICGTAITSQYLAERYKVNTPMLQSFINYCLLFLIYTVMLAFQSGSDNFLYILKKKWWKYILLRLVDVEANYLIVRAYQYPTLTSVQSLLDCFGIPVLMALSWFILYARYRVIHFIAVAVCLLGVGTMVGADILAGREDNVLIGDIVVLLGASLYAVSNVCEEYIVKKLSRKEFLGMVGLFGTIISCIQLLIVEYKDIASIHWDWKIALLFVAFAFCMFCLYSFMPLVIKVTSATSVNLGILTADLYSLFFGLFLFGYTFSGLYILSFTVIMVGFILYCSTPTHTAEPAESSVPPVTSTGIDNLGLKLEENLQETHSAVL